TCAAGAACTTGAGTCTCAGGGTCTTTCACTATAAGCTTGAACTGTTCATTCCATTCAGGATTCAGATTACTCATCTTTATCGAGGTTTTCTTCGATGGTAGTCTCTCCCCACTCAGTCTGAGCTTAACATATGGATCAGATTTACCAAGGAAATCCATTTTGCGTAGATTAAGTGCACGAACAACCTTCACATGTAATATACCAACAGGCTTCTTTGTGGCTCCACTATAAAAAGGAGATATCAAAACTTCAGACTATCCGATCAATAATAATTATGTAACAGTTTCTCTAGGAAGCATACTGTGGAAATCAATCAACAAATTGGAATGCAATTATTTATTAGGCTATTTCAAAACATTCAAGATTTAACATCATAAATTAACTAGGCAAGTCAGTGCGACATCTCAAGGTGAGTCTGCCAGAAACCAGTTTTTTTCCACACTGCAAGCATCAAAAAACCTGTTTTGTATAGGTGACCTTTAGATATTTACTTCTTTCTTGATTTTTGACATTCCATTTCTAATGATATTTGTATAAGAAAGTGTTGTCATAATCCCAGAACAATAGAAAAATTGGAAGAACTAAAACTGatcattaaaacataaaagataATCATGAAGAATTGTTGCACTTGAGCTCACCTAGCACCATCTAGAATTGGTACTTCTAGAACTTTGGGCCAATGGTAGAGATTTGAAATTTGTGTTGCAACTGTTTCCTGTAAATGGCAGACAAGAATCATAGAAGAGCAGTTAGTTCTACTTTTATAAAGTCTTTGTTCTACATGCTAATACATGATTTTAGAGTAAACTttcattttcattaaattaCAGAAGAAAAGTAAGCAACCACACCAAATTCTCTCTTCAATTCCTTATTGGAGTGCATTTGTATCCATGTGCACATGTATGTATCTTCATGCGTAGAGAAGAGAATATCTAACATAGTTATCCTATAACGACTTATAGGAAATCCAAATCAATGGCACACCATTTATCATGATCCGCAAGACCCTAAATACCTAACAAAAAATTCAAATGCTTTGAAAAACTATATATATGCATCATGTGATTAGTAAACCAACAGTTCTCTTTTTTGAGAAACATGGAGGGAATGCTACCACCAGGCTTTGAACACTGGACCTCTTTCCAAGTGATAGGGATGCTAACCAGCTGAACTAGCAAATTTTCATTAACAAACGGTTATCTTAGTCTATGATTTGAGGATATCCCGATCAATCTTTATCTATGATTTGGGGTTATCCTAAACCACAAGAATTTTAGCCTATATTTGAAGGTGCTATGAAACAAACTGAGTAAATCATCCATGCATTGTGGCATAGGGAAAAACTACTTAGCTACATTTTCAAAACATTAAATCTATTACCACATGAGCATATGTATGTGTATTTATCTAGATATACGTATATTTATCAAGAGATAACCTTACAGATTTAAAAAACATCCTAAATAAATCTACGAGGAAAGAACTCATAGCAAGGTTTGCTGAACCAGTACCGGAGGGCGTACCGGCGACTAGTTCGGCATAGTATGGGTCCGTACCATATTGTTCCAAGATGTTTTGgaccttttttatattttcatattttgaatTGAAGTTGGCATATGGTTTGTTGAGTTCACAAATGAAAGTCAGCAAATGGTTTGCTAACTTCAATTCGAGATTTGAACATAAAAAGGAGTTCGAAATAGAGGACCGCAATTGCGATCCTCTGCTTCGTTCCCTTTCTCCCCTATTCCACATACAAAGATTCATTCCTTTTCTCCCCTATTCCACATACAAAGATTCATTCCCTTTCTCTCCTGTTCCGAAGCGAAGACAATAGGGACCGGTCTAGAACAAAGATGGTAGTGTCAAGGAAACCCCACtgggaagagggaggaagagagagggggagagagagagggggggaagagagagggagggagagataaGGGGCTTAACTGGGGCAATCCGTATTGTTGTTGGTCGGCGAGGGGAAGACAAGCACGAGAGGATGCCAGAGATAAAGAAACTAAGCGAACAAAAGTGGAAACCCTTGAACTGCCTTTTATATCGTTTCGATGTGGCAAAATTAAGGACCAGTTTGGTTCGGTATGCCCCAAACCACTTGATTCGGGATGGTTCGGTGAACCTTGACTCATAGTAACGATGGAGTTAGGGAATGTGGTGGCAACAAGCTTGGTCAAAGCCTTGTTGACATGGTTTACTCCTTAGTTAGGAGGTGGAGATGGCACTGGAGGAAAGAAGTGGTAAGATGTGGCCATAGTGGAGCTACTGGTGAAGAGAATGGAGGGTGTTGCTGATGAGACAGTAGAATGTCAAGGGATATGCTGACTTGGCCAAGCTTGAAGATTAGACATTTGATAGAGCATAAAGAGAAGGGTAAGGTCGAAGTCAAAAAGCTGAGCAACACTAATTTACTCATGCATTAAAAGGACTTTAAGAGCTACTAGAGGAAGCCGAGGGATAAGGTCTAGCCTATGTCATAGCATGTGGATCAAGCCAAAGCGTAAGCGAGGGGAATGAGGGCAGTGAATAACACGGATTTAGAAGAGAATGAGTGTGTGGAGAGAAATAAGCATGATGGATTTGGAATGGGAGATGGTAAGATGGGTTTAGGCCCTTTTTTTGTCAGGATTGATAAGAGTAGTGGGGAGGGGAGGTTGGACCACAATTATGTAATTATATGCATTGTAAAGATAAAACATTAAAATATACTGCTCACATGCCACATGCATGACATAAAATAATTTAGTAATTGCATATTTTCAATTACTATAAATCCATAagatcttttgcttgcatgattGGCATAAACTAAGATTGAGCTAAATTGTTTCTCTGTGCACTTGACTCCTTGTATATTTTGTATCATTTGATCTTGCATATCTTTATTCATAAGAAATATTAATATTAGAACAGGTTTACATGTTTGCGATTTCCACGCTTAAGATACACTAAACTGTAAGTAATTCCTACAAGTCTTAATGTTAGAATCTTAAACCAAACAAATAGTGATCCAGGAGGATCACCAAAACCATGGTTCATATAAGTCCCACATAGGGCAagtaccaaaaaaacaaaatctgGTGCAGCATTTACTAATCCACCCTTTAATCATTCAATGTAATATCCAGAAGCAATAATTCCCCACCTGATGCCTGACTTCAGCGTTTAAGGGGTCAAAACAACATGTTGACAAGCACTATAGTGGGTCAACCTGGTGAACAGCTGTTATGGTCATTGTCACTTACTATATATGCTAAGTTCAATTGGAACATAACTTCTAATCTGAAAAAAATTCAACTAGAGATACACTACAGTTAGGATTCCCCTCTCCCCTTccatcaaaaaagaaagaaaagaaaaacaaaatggataaatttAATTGTTTATAATAAATCTGAGTTACTATTCATAAGTAGACACTACCTCCTCCTCTGACTAGTATAAAAGAAGGGCACTGTGATGCTTTGCTAGCCTCTTAAGGAGAGGTTTCATGACCTAAGAGGTGACTATCCTGCTTGCAATTTTCCACAAATATTTCTTGATTCTCCTATCCTTTTCTTTCGACTTATTAGAAATTCAAGTAAAGCTGACTGGAGAAAAAATTTGATCATCATctatatttaaaagaaagagcgttcataaaaggaaaaaagaaaacctcTAGAATCTCTAATAATGTTTAAAGTTACAAATGCATTGTCATGGTGTATTTTGCTAATTTATTTGCAGACAGTTCACCAAATGTACTCCACTAAATTCCATAACCAGTTATCATCTTCAAACTTAATTCTAACCCAAACAGATAGAAGTTAAGACCTGAATAAACCGATACAGGCCGGGTATTGCCATGATATCTCCACCCAGCAACTTAAGTCCAAAGTCCACACGTGGCTGCAATAagattgaagaagaagatcagtaGCTTTGCTGTGAAATATCATCTAACAATACGTACATACGTGCGCACATACACGCACATACACGCACATGCACGCATGCAGGCACGCGCAACATGCGTACCCACACAAGGACACACACACATTCAATTACCTTTTCCATTAAAGACACACTCAAATTTGCAAAGCATGGAAAGCTTGGCACAAGTGGCTTTAGAGTAATCCGTggtaccaaaaatatttgtaattGCAGCAGCTGTGAACAccaaaaatgtcttattagttgcATATGTTGCATATTGTTTTATCCCCTGGTATGACTTGGAACATATCTGACCTGCACTGTTACTCTGAAAGACAAAAGCTTAAGGATTACAGATATGTTGGCATTGCCAGCCCAACGCACCCCAGGCTCAatagctaattgtttctcttgAGTTTCATAAACTTTAACACCTGTTAGATCGGAAAGATGAACAAGATAAGCAAGAGAAAGAATGAAGTTTACTAACATCAAATCTTAATACCCTAAGAGAGTGAGTATCAAAGGACAAACAAACAACCAAGAAAAACCTAAAAGAACATTTTAAACCAGCTCACCATgttaatataaataattttgtTGAGTTTTAGTTAACTTTTGAAAATTGAACTGACATTCATTTCTTATGTAAATGAAAATGAAGTCAAGAAAATTGAAAGATACTCAATGGATCATATCCATATCCAGGTTATCTTGtagcaaaagaaatgaagagactACTGAAGGCATATCCAGTCAAATTAAAATAAGGTTGATGAAGCGGAAAGGTGCTCCAAAGCTGTTAAGAGATCAACACATGGTCAAAATGTTTGATGAAGAGTCTaagtttctcaaaaaaaaaatgggggtAAAAAAACATCACATGGTCAAAATGTTTAGCAATAAAAAGGGTAGACAAATGATATAAGCTCGCGTGTGTGATGCAAGACCACTAAGGGGTGGATGCAGAATAATAGTGGACCATAAGGGTGGATGCAAAATAAGAGCGGACCTAAAGACCTAGAGCAAGAAAGATATTATGTCAAAAACTCCCTCTCCTGTCCTATTgtataaaacaaaaaagaatgaGAAAAACTCAATGTTTAATTTCATAATgaagctcagaaaaattatgtTATAAAATGTATAGAACAGCAACTCTACTAGAAAATGGCCAGATCATCTGTtttaagacatctgaagaactTTCTTCAAAAGGCAAGGAGGGTTCAAAGAACCCAAAgcccccgccgccgcccccccccaccaccacccctcatttattataaataaaaggcTTATTTAAAAACCTTCAGATTGCAGAAATTGTTCTAGTGCAGAAAACAATTTAAGGAAtgcaacaataataatatatttggaAATTATGACACAAATATAGCAGAAGTTTGCCTGCAATAAATCACATCATCAAAATTTcttataaaagaaaagaaaagaaaaaactatgtCTATTTTATGAGCAGATTTTAAGCAGATGCCATAAAGAATTTACCGCACTTTACATGGAGAACTGCACTTAGATTACCTCATAGTTTTAAATATTTCTCAGTTACATGTCATGAATGATCATGTGCTTAGATGATATGACACATCAGTCAAGTTCATCTCCTACTTCAATCCAAGACTCATGCAatcatattcaaaatattaaaaaagattTATTCACCAAAGTGAAATTGCCAGAGTTTTTTCCTATGCTGCATTCTGAAAGGTTTTTACTTAATGCTAGTGCTtagaggaagagaaaagaaacgcACCATGAACTGTAGGTGGAAGAGTACCAAGAGTTAGATGGTCAAATTCAATTGATTCTATGCAATATTTCCCAATATATTGATCAAATATTGGCTTTGTTGTGCTTCTTATTGTACTGCATATTGCCTGTGTTCATTCATACAATTTTAAGACAATGAGCACCAAGTGAAGTCATTATCAAATACCTGCAGAAATACCTATTCtaagaaaaacaacaaaaaattcaACTCTACTGAATGAAACATATAAAAGTTGAAGAACCTTATCTAGGTACGGCCATATATCAAACATAAATTGATTCATCCAGTCAACCTGCAAAAGAAAAGGGGAAGAACTCTTAACAAAATATACACATTTACTAAGGCAGAGCAATGAAATTGCTAGGACACaattgttatgatgcatatatgTGTGCTCCATGTGATGACTTAGTGTAcaattttcttttgtaaattcagTATTATACTTAAAACTTTGATCACATCAAACATCCTAAGTAGAATTTAGTGCATGTCATTATGCTTCCCATCCTTTGGTTTTTCTAAGATGTCTTGGTATGACAGTTACCTAGAAAATCATCTTTATGTCCACTTGGCATCAACACTAATTGGAGATCATCAATCCAACTTGGACTGCTAACATTAGCTGCCATGTTGCTAATATCAGTAATTGCACCATCTCCAAAACTTAGTTAGAAGTCAAAATCCTTATAGGACCTTAGTTCTTTGGTCCAGGAACTTCACTGTGGTGCTTATAGCCAACCAATTGGATGATTGGAACATGGGCACCAAAGCCGTACTTTTGCCAACAAACTATAAGTTGCCATGGCAATTGGAGAGATTGTTCAAGCTAGATCTCCCTCATTTGTAGGTTGTCCATTCTCAAACTTTGTGCTTTGTGCTGTTCAATTAGAGCATACTAAAGATCGCATTTCCCTTGCTACAAAAAAAAACTGTTCCTGGTTATACATGGATCTAACAAGTTACAACACATTATGATGATTCAATTGGTCCTACAAGGCCTTGGAGAAAGAACTGAATTTGCAAAAGATCATAATTAAGCCAATAAAGATCTGAATATGGAAAAGCTCTGCAAGGATATAAACAAACTGACCCGGTCACAATCAGGATTTTTCATCCACGATGGAATCTCAGGTAGGAGTGCATGCAAGGTTTTTGAATCTAACTCATTCAAGG
Above is a genomic segment from Phoenix dactylifera cultivar Barhee BC4 chromosome 2, palm_55x_up_171113_PBpolish2nd_filt_p, whole genome shotgun sequence containing:
- the LOC103706456 gene encoding synaptotagmin-3-like isoform X1 is translated as MGFVGTFLGIVGFGFGVPIGILLGYFLYIYFQPTDVEKEEPIIRPLNELDSKTLHALLPEIPSWMKNPDCDRVDWMNQFMFDIWPYLDKAICSTIRSTTKPIFDQYIGKYCIESIEFDHLTLGTLPPTVHGVKVYETQEKQLAIEPGVRWAGNANISVILKLLSFRVTVQLLQLQIFLVPRITLKPLVPSFPCFANLSVSLMEKPRVDFGLKLLGGDIMAIPGLYRFIQETVATQISNLYHWPKVLEVPILDGASGATKKPVGILHVKVVRALNLRKMDFLGKSDPYVKLRLSGERLPSKKTSIKMSNLNPEWNEQFKLIVKDPETQVLELHVYDWEKVKMHDKLGMQVIPLRLLTPHETKTFTVDLLKNLNPNDLQNKRNRGKLVVELTFDLFKEENGRLSGTLDGDVKHSSISRASHDVSSDGGVLLVTIESAENVEGKHHNNPYALILFRGEKKKTKMIKKSRDPRWSEEFQFMLEEAPIDEKIHIEVMSKRRGFSFHGKESMGHVDINLSDVVNNGRINERYHLINSRNGIIDIEIKWSTI
- the LOC103706456 gene encoding synaptotagmin-3-like isoform X3, with amino-acid sequence MGFVGTFLGIVGFGFGVPIGILLGYFLYIYFQPTDVEKEVDWMNQFMFDIWPYLDKAICSTIRSTTKPIFDQYIGKYCIESIEFDHLTLGTLPPTVHGVKVYETQEKQLAIEPGVRWAGNANISVILKLLSFRVTVQLLQLQIFLVPRITLKPLVPSFPCFANLSVSLMEKPRVDFGLKLLGGDIMAIPGLYRFIQETVATQISNLYHWPKVLEVPILDGASGATKKPVGILHVKVVRALNLRKMDFLGKSDPYVKLRLSGERLPSKKTSIKMSNLNPEWNEQFKLIVKDPETQVLELHVYDWEKVKMHDKLGMQVIPLRLLTPHETKTFTVDLLKNLNPNDLQNKRNRGKLVVELTFDLFKEENGRLSGTLDGDVKHSSISRASHDVSSDGGVLLVTIESAENVEGKHHNNPYALILFRGEKKKTKMIKKSRDPRWSEEFQFMLEEAPIDEKIHIEVMSKRRGFSFHGKESMGHVDINLSDVVNNGRINERYHLINSRNGIIDIEIKWSTI
- the LOC103706456 gene encoding synaptotagmin-3-like isoform X2, whose amino-acid sequence is MGFVGTFLGIVGFGFGVPIGILLGYFLYIYFQPTDVEKEEPIIRPLNELDSKTLHALLPEIPSWMKNPDCDRVDWMNQFMFDIWPYLDKAICSTIRSTTKPIFDQYIGKYCIESIEFDHLTLGTLPPTVHGVKVYETQEKQLAIEPGVRWAGNANISLLQLQIFLVPRITLKPLVPSFPCFANLSVSLMEKPRVDFGLKLLGGDIMAIPGLYRFIQETVATQISNLYHWPKVLEVPILDGASGATKKPVGILHVKVVRALNLRKMDFLGKSDPYVKLRLSGERLPSKKTSIKMSNLNPEWNEQFKLIVKDPETQVLELHVYDWEKVKMHDKLGMQVIPLRLLTPHETKTFTVDLLKNLNPNDLQNKRNRGKLVVELTFDLFKEENGRLSGTLDGDVKHSSISRASHDVSSDGGVLLVTIESAENVEGKHHNNPYALILFRGEKKKTKMIKKSRDPRWSEEFQFMLEEAPIDEKIHIEVMSKRRGFSFHGKESMGHVDINLSDVVNNGRINERYHLINSRNGIIDIEIKWSTI